The sequence below is a genomic window from Methanosarcinales archaeon Met12.
CCGCGGCGCCAGTCCCATGTATCAATAATTCAACTAAATCCTCGGGCACATCCATGTCAGTGCTGACAAAGAACGAATCATAGATATCAACAGACATCCCCCTATCCTGTGCGATTTGGACGTGTCTCAAAAAACTTGTGTTATGATATTGCACTTTGAATAGGTGCGGCTCCCTCAAAAACAACAGATTCGTCCCACCGCCCCTCCCAGGCGCTATGACGACATCCGCACTCGAGCCGACGACCTCGTTTATGTGTCTGGGCTGGATCAGTGGCAGGTCAGGCATCACTATCAAAATCGGCGTCTGGACATCTCGAATTGCGCCATTGATGGCATCATCCAACGTGCCTCCTGTGAGCACCTCATATTTTCTTACCACAGAGTTGTCGAGTGCATGGATGACGTCCTCAAGCATGCGCTCCGCAAATTCTTTCCGCTCGAGCGCACTAAGTAGAGGAGACAGACGCGATTTTGCATTCTCCATTTTAAAGGGAATTATTGCCTTCATATCGACCACGGATATGCTTATTTAACCCTCCTCATATGTGGATGTGATGATTGCTGATTACGTCACCTTCTCTAAAAACGTTTTCATTCCGGTCACCAACGTCTGCAGAAACAGATGTCATTATTGTGGTTTTAGACGTGATGCCGCCCATCCCGATGCATTTCTGATGACGCCTGAGCAGGTTGACGAAGTGTTGAGAGTGGGTAGTTCCAGCAGTTGTACCGAAGCGTTGTTTACATTTGGCCAGCCGAGCCATCATGACGTCATCGATTATGTGGCGGAGCTGTGCCAGATGGCGATCGAGCGTGGCCTTCTCCCACATACAAATGCGGGCGTAGTCAGTTATGCAGACCTCAAAAAATTGAAACCCTTGAACGTCAGCATGGGATTGATGGTGGAGACGGTTGGGGAGTTGGAGGCGCACCGCGACAGTCCAGACAAGGTCCCTGCACTGCGCCTGAAGACCATCGAGGATGCTGGGCGATTGAAGATTCCCTTCACAACAGGCATCCTCGTCGGCATTGGTGAAACGTGGAACGACCGCATTGAATCTCTATTGGCAATTAAAAAATTGCATGCTAAATACGGGCACATCCAGGAAGTTATCATCCAGAATTTTTTGCCGAAGCCGAACACGCCGATGGCCAATCATCCCCCGCCGACTATACGTGATATGCAGCAGATGATTGCAACAGCGCGGGAGATTCTGCCGCAAGAAATTGCGATACAAGTGCCGCCAAATCTCATGCCTCCGCAACTGTCAATACCATGGGGCGCATCAGATTTGGGGGGCATTTCGACTGAAACTGTAGATCATATCAATCCTGAAAGAGAATGGCCTGCTGTAAACGAACTTAATGCGATGGGAAT
It includes:
- the cofC gene encoding 2-phospho-L-lactate guanylyltransferase, with the protein product MKAIIPFKMENAKSRLSPLLSALERKEFAERMLEDVIHALDNSVVRKYEVLTGGTLDDAINGAIRDVQTPILIVMPDLPLIQPRHINEVVGSSADVVIAPGRGGGTNLLFLREPHLFKVQYHNTSFLRHVQIAQDRGMSVDIYDSFFVSTDMDVPEDLVELLIHGTGAAARYLCEIDVTISTISGRD
- the cofG gene encoding 7,8-didemethyl-8-hydroxy-5-deazariboflavin synthase subunit CofG — encoded protein: MIADYVTFSKNVFIPVTNVCRNRCHYCGFRRDAAHPDAFLMTPEQVDEVLRVGSSSSCTEALFTFGQPSHHDVIDYVAELCQMAIERGLLPHTNAGVVSYADLKKLKPLNVSMGLMVETVGELEAHRDSPDKVPALRLKTIEDAGRLKIPFTTGILVGIGETWNDRIESLLAIKKLHAKYGHIQEVIIQNFLPKPNTPMANHPPPTIRDMQQMIATAREILPQEIAIQVPPNLMPPQLSIPWGASDLGGISTETVDHINPEREWPAVNELNAMGISMKERLPIYPRFIAAGWHGEEVGELVERYADENGFRNDE